A single window of Cellulomonas sp. NTE-D12 DNA harbors:
- a CDS encoding Na+/H+ antiporter subunit E, with amino-acid sequence MRRRSQWLGIVWLAAVWVLLWGDLTWGNVLAGLLLGAVVTWGLRMVAVDFHGRVHPWRVLVLLVRFAVDVVRASIEVATIALTPGYTPRGAVIGVQLRSHSDLYLTLTAELVSLVPGSLVVEAHRLTGMLYLHVLDLDRSGGVEAVRADVLAQEERLLRALASPQEQAAAGMVPA; translated from the coding sequence ATGAGGCGGCGCTCGCAGTGGCTGGGGATCGTGTGGCTCGCCGCCGTGTGGGTGCTGCTGTGGGGCGACCTGACCTGGGGCAACGTGCTGGCGGGCCTGCTGCTGGGAGCCGTGGTGACGTGGGGCCTGCGGATGGTGGCGGTCGACTTCCACGGGCGGGTGCACCCGTGGCGGGTGCTGGTGCTGCTGGTCCGCTTCGCCGTCGACGTGGTGCGCGCCTCGATCGAGGTCGCGACCATCGCCCTCACCCCGGGGTACACGCCCCGCGGCGCGGTGATCGGCGTACAGCTGCGCAGCCACTCGGACCTGTACCTGACGCTCACCGCCGAGCTGGTGTCCCTGGTGCCCGGCTCGCTGGTGGTCGAGGCGCACCGCCTCACCGGGATGCTCTACCTGCACGTGCTGGACCTCGACCGGTCGGGCGGCGTCGAGGCGGTGCGGGCCGACGTGCTCGCGCAGGAGGAACGGCTGCTGCGCGCCCTCGCGTCGCCGCAGGAGCAGGCCGCGGCGGGGATGGTGCCGGCATGA
- the mnhG gene encoding monovalent cation/H(+) antiporter subunit G → MTAAAWTTVADVASIVLMLGGAFLCFAAGVGVLRFRDLLARMHAATKPQVLGLVLVLAGLALRLRSGGAVWALVLVVVFQLLTAPVAAHLVGRAGYRTGKVSPGVLAVDELTAELDRRHAAGAPADDEDGGSGADIG, encoded by the coding sequence ATGACCGCCGCCGCCTGGACCACCGTCGCCGACGTCGCGTCGATCGTGCTGATGCTCGGCGGGGCGTTCCTCTGCTTCGCCGCCGGCGTCGGGGTGCTGCGCTTCCGCGACCTGCTGGCGCGCATGCACGCCGCCACCAAGCCGCAGGTGCTGGGTCTGGTGCTGGTGCTGGCCGGGCTGGCCCTGCGGCTGCGCAGCGGCGGTGCGGTGTGGGCGCTGGTGCTCGTCGTGGTGTTCCAGCTGCTCACCGCACCCGTCGCCGCGCACCTCGTCGGACGCGCGGGCTACCGCACGGGCAAGGTGAGCCCGGGCGTGCTGGCGGTCGACGAGCTGACGGCCGAGCTCGACCGGCGGCACGCCGCCGGGGCGCCCGCCGACGACGAGGACGGCGGCTCCGGGGCCGACATCGGCTGA
- a CDS encoding Nramp family divalent metal transporter: MGVDPAVGLGTDAPEPASPSLDVAHPVGPPRAVPLAAAPPSTGSPRLPRRPIRARGGLLHLLGPAFVASIAYVDPGNVAANLTAGSRYGYLLLWVLVAADVIAVLVQYQSARLGLVTGRSLPEVLGDRMPRGGRLAFWVQAEVVAGATDLAEVVGGALALQLLFGLPLALGGLIVGVVSLALLATQDRYGQRRFELVVASLLAVIGLGFLAGLAVRPPDAAGVLHGLVPHFAGTDSVLLAASMLGATVMPHAIYAHSALARDRHGHLGTGAARARLLRATRWDVGGALAAAGVVNIGLLLLAATGLRHVPGTDSIPGAHAAIVASLGTAVGLAFAIGLLASGLASTSVGAYAGSVVMDGLLHRRVPPLVRRTVTLVPAVVLLALGADPTWTLVVSQVVLSFGIPFALVPLVRLTRDRRLMGAERTGPWLNAVLLAVVGLVVALNVALLVLILR, translated from the coding sequence ATGGGTGTGGACCCGGCCGTCGGACTCGGCACCGACGCGCCCGAGCCCGCGTCACCGTCCCTCGACGTGGCCCACCCGGTTGGACCGCCACGCGCCGTGCCGCTGGCGGCGGCCCCGCCGTCGACCGGCTCACCGCGGCTGCCCCGTCGCCCGATCCGCGCTCGCGGGGGCCTGCTGCACCTGCTCGGGCCCGCCTTCGTCGCCTCGATCGCCTACGTCGACCCCGGCAACGTCGCCGCCAACCTCACCGCCGGCTCCCGCTACGGCTACCTGCTGCTGTGGGTGCTGGTCGCGGCGGACGTCATCGCGGTGCTGGTGCAGTACCAGTCGGCACGCCTCGGCCTGGTGACCGGCCGGTCCCTGCCGGAGGTGCTGGGCGACCGGATGCCGCGCGGCGGTCGCCTGGCGTTCTGGGTGCAGGCCGAGGTGGTCGCGGGCGCCACCGACCTGGCCGAGGTGGTCGGCGGTGCGTTGGCCCTGCAGCTGCTGTTCGGCCTGCCGCTGGCGCTCGGCGGGCTGATCGTCGGCGTCGTGTCGCTGGCGCTGCTCGCCACCCAGGACCGGTACGGCCAGCGCCGGTTCGAGCTGGTGGTGGCGAGCCTGCTCGCGGTGATCGGGCTCGGGTTCCTCGCCGGTCTGGCGGTACGTCCGCCAGACGCCGCCGGCGTGCTGCACGGCCTGGTGCCGCACTTCGCGGGAACCGACTCGGTGCTGCTGGCGGCCAGCATGCTCGGCGCCACCGTGATGCCGCACGCGATCTACGCGCACTCGGCGCTCGCGCGGGACCGGCACGGGCACCTCGGCACCGGTGCGGCCCGCGCCCGGCTGCTGCGCGCCACCCGGTGGGACGTCGGCGGTGCGCTCGCCGCCGCCGGCGTGGTCAACATCGGCCTGCTGCTGCTCGCCGCGACCGGCCTGCGCCACGTCCCGGGCACCGACTCGATCCCCGGTGCGCACGCCGCGATCGTCGCGTCCCTCGGCACCGCCGTCGGCCTGGCGTTCGCCATCGGCCTGCTGGCCAGCGGCCTGGCGTCGACGTCTGTCGGTGCCTACGCCGGGTCGGTGGTGATGGACGGGCTGCTGCACCGCCGGGTCCCGCCGCTGGTCCGCCGCACGGTCACGCTGGTGCCGGCCGTGGTGCTGCTGGCCCTCGGCGCCGACCCGACGTGGACGCTGGTGGTCAGCCAGGTGGTGCTCAGCTTCGGCATCCCGTTCGCCCTGGTGCCGCTGGTCCGACTGACGCGCGACAGGCGGCTGATGGGCGCGGAACGCACCGGGCCGTGGCTCAACGCGGTGCTGCTGGCCGTCGTCGGGCTCGTCGTCGCGCTCAACGTCGCCCTGCTGGTGCTCATCCTGCGGTAG
- a CDS encoding GNAT family N-acetyltransferase produces MTTTTTWTVREVPVPTTLDAPDAWLLLGANRVRTAGTVDVWGSADLADSPRAELAELRDADAERTVRLVAVADDADDGDRGRAVASVLGEATVGLPVRDNRHSAFVLVNVLPEHRRRGIGTALLDAAAAVARADGRTLLMTHTSDRVEPPAGPGALEAPTGAGRVSLQNPAVVWLRRAGWRLAQVDRRSQLDLPVDPALLRRHADGAAAAAGADYRLHTWGTDVPEQWLEEYAGLLAQMSTDAPLGEVDWRPEVWDGERVRAQERMLHDAGYELLVTAAEHVPTGRLAAFTNFWMPSHTDEYVHQGDTLVVAAHRGHRLGMLVKTANLAALARQRPSVHRVGTWNAQENRWMLAINVALGFRPAGVSGTWQRPL; encoded by the coding sequence ATGACGACCACCACCACGTGGACCGTGCGCGAGGTGCCGGTGCCCACGACGCTCGACGCCCCGGATGCCTGGCTGCTGCTCGGCGCCAACCGCGTCCGCACGGCCGGCACCGTCGACGTGTGGGGCAGCGCCGACCTCGCCGACTCGCCGCGGGCCGAGCTGGCCGAGCTGCGGGACGCGGACGCCGAGCGAACGGTGCGGCTGGTCGCGGTGGCCGACGACGCCGACGACGGGGACCGCGGGCGCGCTGTCGCGTCCGTCCTCGGCGAGGCCACCGTCGGCCTGCCCGTGCGTGACAACCGCCACAGCGCGTTCGTCCTGGTCAACGTGCTGCCGGAGCACCGGCGCCGGGGCATCGGCACCGCGCTCCTCGACGCCGCCGCCGCCGTGGCCCGCGCCGACGGTCGGACGCTGCTGATGACCCACACCTCCGACCGCGTCGAGCCGCCAGCCGGACCCGGAGCGCTCGAGGCACCGACCGGCGCCGGGCGCGTCAGCCTCCAGAACCCGGCGGTCGTCTGGCTGCGTCGGGCGGGCTGGAGGCTGGCGCAGGTGGACCGGCGCTCGCAGCTCGACCTGCCCGTCGACCCCGCGCTGCTGCGCCGGCACGCCGACGGCGCCGCCGCGGCGGCCGGCGCCGACTACCGCCTGCACACCTGGGGAACCGACGTCCCGGAGCAGTGGCTGGAGGAGTACGCCGGCCTGCTGGCGCAGATGAGCACGGACGCACCGCTCGGCGAGGTCGACTGGCGGCCGGAGGTGTGGGACGGCGAGCGGGTCCGGGCGCAGGAGCGGATGCTGCACGACGCGGGCTACGAGCTGCTGGTGACGGCGGCGGAGCACGTGCCGACGGGACGGCTGGCGGCGTTCACCAACTTCTGGATGCCGTCGCACACCGACGAGTACGTGCACCAGGGCGACACCTTGGTGGTGGCGGCCCACCGGGGGCACCGGCTCGGGATGCTTGTCAAGACAGCCAACCTCGCGGCGCTGGCCCGGCAGCGGCCGTCGGTTCACCGCGTCGGCACGTGGAACGCGCAGGAGAACCGCTGGATGCTGGCGATCAACGTCGCGCTCGGCTTCCGGCCGGCCGGAGTCAGCGGCACCTGGCAGCGACCACTGTAG
- a CDS encoding monovalent cation/H+ antiporter complex subunit F, which translates to MSAAMGVAVAVAAVLILVGAVLAIVRAERGPSMLDRTIALDIVVTCLVAAVALYASLERRADVVPILVVLSLVGFIGSVTIARFAAVEPEDAGRVRTREEVAAEDEARLRAELAEAKAREVPDATEDDDQVGDPAASEDDQPAGDPAAPASDDGGAR; encoded by the coding sequence GTGAGCGCCGCGATGGGGGTCGCGGTCGCGGTGGCGGCGGTGCTGATCCTGGTCGGCGCCGTGCTGGCGATCGTCCGCGCCGAGCGGGGGCCGTCGATGCTGGACCGGACCATCGCCTTGGACATCGTGGTGACGTGCCTGGTCGCGGCCGTGGCGCTGTACGCCTCGCTCGAGCGGCGGGCCGACGTGGTGCCGATCCTGGTGGTGCTGTCCCTGGTCGGCTTCATCGGGTCGGTGACCATCGCGCGGTTCGCCGCCGTCGAGCCGGAGGACGCGGGGCGGGTGCGCACCCGCGAGGAGGTCGCGGCGGAGGACGAGGCCCGGCTGCGCGCCGAGCTGGCGGAGGCGAAGGCGCGGGAGGTCCCGGACGCGACAGAGGACGACGACCAGGTGGGCGACCCGGCGGCGAGCGAGGACGACCAGCCCGCGGGCGACCCGGCGGCGCCTGCTTCCGACGACGGAGGCGCCCGATGA
- a CDS encoding DUF4235 domain-containing protein, translating into MPEKQSPSMLAKLVGAGVAVGAAWVAQKLLDRAWVAAAGHEPPAPESQDDDISLREVLLAAAITGAVVALARALASRGTARLTAKVTSKRPELPA; encoded by the coding sequence ATGCCCGAGAAGCAGTCCCCGTCGATGCTGGCCAAGCTGGTGGGCGCCGGCGTGGCCGTCGGCGCCGCGTGGGTGGCGCAGAAGCTGCTGGACCGCGCGTGGGTGGCCGCGGCCGGGCACGAGCCGCCGGCGCCCGAGTCGCAGGACGACGACATCAGCCTGCGGGAGGTGCTCTTGGCCGCGGCGATCACCGGGGCCGTCGTGGCGCTGGCCCGCGCGCTGGCCAGCCGGGGCACCGCCCGGCTGACGGCGAAGGTCACCAGCAAGCGGCCCGAGCTGCCGGCGTAG